One stretch of Anguilla anguilla isolate fAngAng1 chromosome 5, fAngAng1.pri, whole genome shotgun sequence DNA includes these proteins:
- the gtf2e2 gene encoding transcription initiation factor IIE subunit beta — protein sequence MDPALLRERELFKKRALALPTIEKRSAPSESSSSSSSKKKKPKTDRDGSGGSKHGGDSSNGSFNLKALSGSSGYRFGVLAKIVNYMKTRHQHGDTHHLTLEEILDETKLLDIGLKQKQWLMNEALASNPKIEVRDGKYAFKPKYNLKDKKALLRLLDKHDQLGLGGVLLDDVEEGLPNAQKAIKVLGDQIIFVTRPDKKKILFYNDKHCQFLVDEEFQKLWRSIPVDSMDDEKIEDYLKRQGISSMQETGPRRLAPIQERRRPGSQKRRRFKTHNDHLAGVLEDYSEGVPAKK from the exons aTGGATCCAGCCCTgttgagagagcgagagctcTTCAAGAAAAGAGCCCTCGCCTTACCGACGATTGAGAAGAGGTCCGCTCCCTCTgaatcttcctcctcctcttcctcgaagaagaagaagcccaAAACAGACCGTGATGGATCTGGAGGCTCCAAGCATGGTGGAG ACTCCAGCAATGGCTCGTTTAACCTGAAGGCTCTGTCGGGAAGCTCCGGGTACAGGtttggtgtcctggctaaaatcgtGAACTACATGAAG ACCCGGCACCAGCACGGGGACACACACCACCTGACCCTGGAGGAGATCCTGGACGAGACCAAGCTGCTGGACATCGGGCTCAAGCAGAAACAGTGGCTTATGAACGAG GCCCTGGCCAGTAACCCAAAGATAGAGGTTCGGGACGGGAAGTACGCCTTCAAGCCCAAATACAACCTGAAGGACAAGAAAGCCCTGCTGAGGCTTTTGGACAAACACGACCAGCTGGGCCTGGGAGGGGTGCTGCTGGACGATGTGGAGGAGGGCCTGCCCAATGCGCAGAAGGCCATTAAG GTTCTAGGCGACCAGATCATTTTTGTGACCAGACCAGACAAGAAGAAGATTCTTTTCTACAACGACAAGCACTGCCAGTTTTTGGTGGATGAAG AGTTCCAGAAGCTGTGGCGAAGCATTCCAGTGGACTCCATGGACGATGAGAAGATCGAGGACTACCTGAAGAGACAGGGCATCTCCTCCATGCAGGAGACCGGACCAAGGAGGctg GCGCCCATCCAGGAGCGGAGGAGGCCGGGGTCTCAGAAGAGGAGGCGCTTCAAGACGCACAACGACCATCTGGCCGGCGTGCTGGAGGACTACTCCGAGGGCGTTCCCGCCAAGAAGTGA
- the LOC118227360 gene encoding small integral membrane protein 18-like, with the protein MTGQNASQPWQQATPLAGVSLQVQEVYPFHDGWNVACFVILLLFILTVVSLAALAFLYELLDCGCCAKDKTAGELSQEPGVFRSAMDRMRQRHVEVV; encoded by the coding sequence ATGACGGGCCAGAACGCCAGCCAGCCCTGGCAGCAGGCCACGCCCCTGGCGGGCGTGTCCCTGCAGGTGCAGGAGGTGTACCCCTTCCACGACGGCTGGAACGTGGCGTGCTTCGTCATCCTGCTCCTCTTCATCCTGACGGTGGTGTCGCTGGCCGCGCTGGCCTTCCTGTACGAGCTGCTGGACTGCGGCTGCTGCGCCAAGGACAAGACGGCTGGGGAGCTCAGCCAGGAGCCCGGAGTCTTCCGCTCCGCCATGGACAGGATGCGCCAGCGCCACGTGGAGGTGGTGTAG